In the Staphylococcus sp. IVB6240 genome, one interval contains:
- the rbfA gene encoding 30S ribosome-binding factor RbfA, which translates to MNMRAERVGEQMKKELMDIINNKLKDPRVGFLTITDVQPTNDLSLAKVYFTVLGNDKERQDTFKGLEKATGFLKSELGQRMRLRIIPELQFEYDESIEYGNRIEQLIQGLHKQD; encoded by the coding sequence ATGAACATGAGAGCTGAACGTGTTGGTGAACAAATGAAAAAAGAATTAATGGATATCATCAACAATAAATTAAAAGATCCACGCGTTGGATTTTTAACAATTACAGATGTACAACCTACGAATGACTTGTCATTAGCAAAGGTGTATTTCACAGTGCTTGGTAATGACAAAGAACGTCAAGATACATTCAAAGGACTAGAAAAGGCAACTGGTTTCTTAAAATCAGAACTTGGGCAACGTATGCGCCTCCGAATTATTCCAGAATTACAATTTGAATATGACGAATCGATTGAATACGGTAATCGTATCGAACAATTAATTCAAGGTTTACACAAACAAGATTAA
- the truB gene encoding tRNA pseudouridine(55) synthase TruB has protein sequence MYHGILPVFKPRGLTSHDVVFKLRKILKTKKVGHTGTLDPEVDGVLPICIGQATKVSDYVMDMGKTYHAEVTIGVSTTTEDQTGDVVDQKQVDANVITNQGVDDILKAFTGWMTQIPPMYSSVKVNGKKLYEYARQGIEVERPERQVHIENIQRVSDVITNDGKATFEMDVTCGKGTYIRTLATDIGKALGYPAHMSRLTRTNSGGFDNAQALTLETIQARHDDETLTDALLPLIYGLKAFPQYKVRDANLIQRIKNGQKFERAQFDIDFNQTLIMVDATTDEVLAIYEVHPSRENEIKPKKVFN, from the coding sequence ATGTATCATGGTATATTACCGGTTTTTAAGCCACGTGGTTTGACGAGTCATGATGTTGTATTTAAACTGCGTAAAATTCTCAAAACAAAAAAAGTAGGACATACAGGTACCTTGGATCCAGAAGTAGATGGTGTGTTGCCTATTTGTATTGGACAAGCTACTAAGGTGAGTGACTATGTCATGGATATGGGGAAGACCTATCACGCCGAAGTGACAATAGGTGTTTCTACAACAACTGAAGATCAAACAGGGGATGTGGTTGATCAGAAGCAAGTGGATGCGAATGTTATTACCAATCAAGGTGTGGATGACATATTGAAAGCATTTACAGGATGGATGACACAAATCCCTCCGATGTATTCATCAGTCAAAGTAAATGGTAAAAAACTTTATGAATATGCACGCCAGGGGATTGAAGTCGAACGTCCTGAACGTCAGGTACATATTGAAAACATTCAAAGAGTATCTGATGTTATCACTAATGATGGTAAGGCAACGTTTGAAATGGATGTGACTTGTGGTAAAGGGACATATATTCGAACACTTGCAACGGATATCGGGAAAGCACTTGGCTATCCAGCACACATGTCACGCTTAACACGAACAAATAGTGGTGGTTTTGATAACGCACAAGCACTCACATTAGAAACCATTCAAGCACGTCATGACGACGAGACGTTAACGGATGCGCTATTACCGCTCATATATGGCTTAAAAGCTTTCCCACAATATAAAGTGCGTGATGCAAATCTTATTCAAAGAATTAAAAATGGCCAGAAGTTTGAACGCGCGCAATTTGATATTGATTTTAATCAAACACTTATCATGGTTGATGCAACTACAGATGAAGTTTTAGCGATATATGAGGTGCATCCATCAAGAGAAAATGAAATCAAACCGAAAAAGGTATTTAACTAG
- a CDS encoding bifunctional riboflavin kinase/FAD synthetase gives MEVIEITHPIQKDQYIQEDIAIALGFFDGLHRGHQALFKKLDEVASERGLKKAVMTFDPHPSVVLNPKQKRTTYLTPLDDKLELLRCKGIDYCIVVNFSSRFAEVSPEAFIQDYLVNNHVKVAVAGFDFTFGKYGKGNMAMLQEYTDQIECITVSKQDLNDEKISTTAIRRDLTQGNLAEVNEALGYRYQVKGTVVQGEKRGRTIGFPTANIHLSDDYVLPAKGVYAVSLKIGTSDKVYRGVCNVGVKPTFHDDLPQVVIEVNIFDFEENIYGERVTLNWHHYIRPEMKFDGIDPLVAQMNQDKERAKYLLSVDFEDDVSYTI, from the coding sequence ATGGAAGTTATTGAAATTACACATCCTATTCAAAAGGATCAATACATTCAAGAAGATATTGCCATCGCACTTGGTTTTTTTGATGGTTTACATCGAGGTCATCAAGCGTTGTTTAAAAAACTGGATGAAGTAGCATCAGAACGAGGATTGAAAAAAGCTGTCATGACATTTGACCCACATCCATCAGTTGTTCTAAATCCTAAACAAAAGCGCACGACTTATTTAACACCTTTAGATGATAAACTTGAATTACTGCGTTGTAAGGGAATTGATTACTGTATCGTTGTTAATTTTTCAAGCCGTTTTGCGGAAGTATCACCTGAAGCGTTTATTCAAGATTACCTTGTCAATAACCATGTAAAAGTAGCAGTTGCTGGCTTTGACTTTACTTTTGGTAAGTATGGTAAAGGTAACATGGCGATGTTACAGGAATATACAGATCAGATTGAATGTATTACTGTTAGCAAACAAGATTTAAATGATGAAAAAATTTCAACAACAGCCATTCGTCGTGATTTAACACAGGGCAACCTGGCAGAGGTTAACGAAGCACTAGGTTATCGTTATCAAGTGAAAGGGACTGTTGTTCAAGGTGAAAAACGCGGTCGTACAATTGGATTCCCAACAGCAAATATTCATTTGAGTGATGATTACGTGTTACCTGCAAAAGGTGTTTATGCTGTGAGCTTGAAAATTGGTACAAGCGATAAGGTATATAGAGGCGTTTGTAATGTGGGTGTTAAACCGACTTTCCATGATGACTTACCACAAGTTGTTATTGAAGTGAATATTTTTGATTTTGAAGAAAATATTTATGGAGAACGTGTGACGTTAAACTGGCATCATTATATTCGTCCAGAAATGAAATTTGATGGCATTGATCCACTAGTTGCACAGATGAATCAAGACAAAGAACGTGCAAAATACCTTTTATCAGTTGATTTTGAAGATGATGTATCATATACTATATAA
- the rpsO gene encoding 30S ribosomal protein S15 yields MAISQERKNELIKEYRTHETDTGSPEVQIAVLTAEITALNEHLRTHKKDHHSRRGLLKMVGRRRHLLNYLRDKDVQRYRELIKSLGIRR; encoded by the coding sequence ATGGCAATTTCACAAGAACGCAAAAACGAATTAATCAAAGAATACCGCACACACGAAACAGACACAGGTTCACCTGAAGTACAAATCGCTGTTTTAACTGCAGAAATCACTGCATTAAACGAACACTTACGTACTCATAAAAAAGACCACCATTCACGTCGTGGTTTATTAAAAATGGTAGGACGTCGTCGTCACTTATTAAACTACTTACGTGACAAAGATGTTCAACGTTACCGTGAACTTATTAAGTCTTTAGGTATTCGTCGTTAA
- the pnp gene encoding polyribonucleotide nucleotidyltransferase, with product MSQEKKVFKTEWANRPLTIETGQLAKQANGAVLVRYGDTVVLSTATASKEPRDGDFFPLTVNYEEKMYAAGKIPGGFKKREGRPGDEATLTARLIDRPIRPLFPDGYRHDVQIINTVLSADPNCSPEMAAMIGSSMALSVSDIPFQGPIAGVNVGYVDGAYVINPNFEQKEVSRLDLEVAGHKDAVNMVEAGASEITEAEMLEAILFGHEEIKRLCDFQQQIIDTLQPEKREFVPEEKDQALIDRVVELTQQEGLNQAILTFDKQEREANLDAIKERVIGQFEDENDPENEAVLKEVNSTINKLIKEEVRRLIADEKIRPDGRKPDEIRPLSSEVGLLPRAHGSGLFTRGQTQALSVLTLGSISEYQLIDGLGEEEQKRFMHHYNFPNFSVGETGPVRAPGRREIGHGALGERALKYIIPDEKTFPYTVRIVSEVLESNGSSSQASICGSTLALMDAGVPIKAPVAGIAMGLVTREESYTILTDIQGMEDALGDMDFKVAGTKDGITAIQMDIKIDGLTKEVIEEALEQARKGRLAILDHMLSTIDQPRSELSAYAPKVEIMTIKPEKIRDVIGPGGKQINEIIDATGVKLDIEQDGTVYIGSVDQEMINQARAWIESIVREAEVGQIYDAKVKRIEKFGAFVELFPGKDALVHISQISKERIEKVEDKLAMGDVIKVKVTEIDKQGRVNASHKVLL from the coding sequence ATGTCTCAAGAAAAAAAGGTTTTTAAAACGGAATGGGCAAACCGACCGTTAACAATAGAAACGGGACAACTCGCAAAACAAGCGAATGGTGCTGTATTAGTACGTTACGGCGATACAGTTGTGTTATCTACAGCAACAGCATCGAAAGAACCACGTGACGGCGACTTTTTCCCATTAACAGTGAATTATGAAGAAAAAATGTATGCTGCAGGGAAAATTCCAGGAGGTTTCAAAAAACGTGAAGGACGTCCTGGTGATGAAGCAACATTAACAGCACGTCTAATCGACAGACCAATTCGTCCATTGTTCCCAGACGGTTATCGTCATGATGTCCAAATCATCAATACCGTATTAAGTGCAGATCCAAACTGTTCACCAGAAATGGCAGCGATGATCGGATCATCAATGGCTTTAAGTGTTTCAGATATTCCGTTCCAAGGTCCAATCGCAGGGGTTAATGTAGGTTATGTCGATGGGGCATATGTAATCAATCCGAACTTCGAACAAAAAGAAGTTTCACGTTTAGATCTAGAAGTAGCTGGTCATAAAGATGCAGTGAACATGGTAGAAGCGGGTGCAAGCGAAATCACTGAAGCAGAAATGTTAGAAGCGATTTTATTTGGACATGAAGAAATCAAACGTTTATGTGACTTCCAACAACAAATTATTGATACGTTACAACCTGAGAAGCGTGAATTTGTACCGGAAGAAAAAGACCAAGCACTTATTGATCGCGTTGTTGAATTAACGCAACAAGAAGGCTTAAACCAGGCAATCTTAACTTTTGACAAACAAGAGAGAGAAGCAAACTTAGATGCAATTAAAGAACGCGTAATTGGTCAATTTGAAGATGAAAATGATCCTGAAAATGAAGCGGTTCTTAAAGAAGTTAACTCGACAATCAATAAATTAATTAAAGAAGAAGTACGTCGTTTAATTGCAGATGAAAAAATTCGCCCAGATGGTCGTAAACCGGATGAAATTCGTCCGTTATCATCTGAAGTTGGTTTATTACCACGTGCGCATGGTTCAGGTTTATTTACACGTGGTCAAACACAAGCGTTATCTGTATTAACACTTGGTTCAATTTCAGAATATCAATTAATTGATGGTCTTGGAGAAGAAGAACAGAAACGTTTTATGCATCACTATAACTTCCCGAACTTCTCAGTAGGTGAAACGGGACCAGTTCGTGCGCCAGGTCGTCGTGAAATTGGTCACGGTGCATTAGGTGAACGTGCATTAAAATATATTATTCCAGACGAAAAAACTTTCCCATACACAGTTCGTATTGTAAGTGAAGTATTAGAATCAAATGGATCATCTTCACAAGCATCTATCTGTGGTTCAACACTTGCATTGATGGATGCTGGTGTACCGATTAAAGCACCAGTTGCAGGTATCGCAATGGGATTAGTGACACGTGAGGAAAGCTACACAATCTTAACGGATATTCAAGGGATGGAAGATGCCCTAGGAGACATGGACTTCAAAGTTGCTGGTACAAAAGATGGTATTACAGCTATTCAAATGGATATTAAGATTGATGGTTTAACAAAAGAAGTGATTGAAGAAGCTTTAGAACAAGCACGTAAAGGTCGTCTTGCTATTTTAGACCACATGCTTTCAACAATTGATCAACCACGTTCTGAATTAAGTGCATATGCACCTAAAGTGGAAATCATGACAATTAAACCTGAGAAAATCCGTGATGTCATCGGACCAGGCGGTAAACAAATCAACGAAATCATTGATGCAACAGGTGTTAAATTAGACATCGAACAAGATGGTACTGTATACATCGGTTCTGTAGATCAAGAGATGATCAACCAAGCACGTGCATGGATTGAAAGCATTGTACGTGAAGCAGAAGTAGGTCAAATCTATGATGCTAAAGTAAAACGCATTGAAAAATTCGGTGCATTTGTTGAGTTGTTCCCTGGCAAAGATGCTTTAGTACACATCTCACAAATTTCAAAAGAACGCATTGAAAAAGTTGAAGATAAATTAGCGATGGGTGACGTGATCAAAGTGAAGGTTACTGAAATCGATAAACAAGGTCGTGTCAACGCATCTCATAAAGTTTTACTATAA
- a CDS encoding DUF6088 family protein: MTTYKSEIKSKIEGLPKNTVFIANDFLEIADYETVRKNLNRMVDNGEIKRVLKGVYHNPGYIEVINEYESADTKEVANAIARKHHWTIAPSGNTALNILGLSSQVPSKWIFISDGRYVDYTIGNTKITFKKNTNNQISQMSTLTATVIQAIKTIGKENINKIHIKLLRERLDSNDKALILEEGKMTTAWIYRIIREIGE, translated from the coding sequence ATGACAACGTATAAATCAGAAATCAAATCAAAAATCGAAGGACTTCCTAAAAATACAGTATTTATTGCAAATGACTTTTTAGAGATTGCTGATTATGAAACAGTTAGAAAGAATTTGAATAGAATGGTAGATAATGGCGAAATCAAACGTGTATTAAAAGGGGTATATCATAATCCAGGATATATTGAGGTGATCAATGAATATGAATCTGCGGATACAAAAGAAGTTGCCAATGCCATTGCACGCAAACATCATTGGACAATTGCCCCCTCAGGAAATACGGCGCTAAATATTTTAGGTTTATCGTCACAAGTGCCTTCAAAATGGATTTTTATCTCTGATGGGCGATATGTTGACTATACAATTGGGAATACGAAAATCACTTTTAAAAAAAATACGAACAATCAAATTTCTCAAATGTCCACATTAACAGCAACTGTTATTCAAGCTATTAAAACGATAGGTAAAGAAAATATCAATAAAATCCATATTAAATTGCTGAGAGAGAGATTAGATAGTAATGATAAAGCATTAATACTTGAAGAAGGAAAAATGACAACCGCTTGGATTTATCGTATTATACGTGAAATAGGTGAGTGA
- a CDS encoding ribonuclease J, protein MNLVKKKNKNIRIIPLGGVGEIAKNMYIVEVDDEMFMLDAGLKFPEDEMLGIDIVIPDIQYVIENKHKLKGIFLTHGHEHAIGAVSYVLEQVDAPVYGSKLTIGLIKENMRARQIDKKVRYYVVNNESVMRFKSVNVTFFNTTHSIPDSLGVCIHTSYGAIVYTGEFKFDQSLHGHYAPDLKRMAEIGDEGVFALLSDSTEAEKPGYNTPENVIESHMFDAFTKAQGRIIVSCYASNFVRIQQVLNIASRLNRKVSFLGRSLESSFSIARKMGYFDIPKDLLIPINEVENYPKNEVIIIATGMQGEPVEALSQMAQNKHKIMNIQRGDSVFLAITASANMEVIIGDTLNELARAGAIVIPNNKQIHASSHGCMEELKLMLNMMKPEYFIPVQGEFKMQIAHAKLASEAGVDAEKIFLVESGDVINFDGNDMTLNEKVNAGNVLIDGIGVGDVGNIVLRDRHLLAEDGIFIAVVTLDPKNRRIAAGPEIQSRGFVYVRESEALLKEAEEKVREIVEAGLQEKRIEWSEIKQNMRDQISKLLFESTRRRPMIIPVISEI, encoded by the coding sequence TTGAATTTAGTAAAAAAGAAAAATAAAAATATACGTATCATACCACTCGGTGGTGTGGGTGAAATTGCTAAAAACATGTATATCGTAGAAGTTGACGATGAAATGTTTATGCTAGATGCAGGGTTAAAGTTCCCAGAAGATGAAATGCTTGGGATTGATATCGTAATCCCAGACATTCAATATGTCATTGAAAATAAGCATAAGTTAAAAGGGATCTTTTTAACGCATGGTCATGAACACGCGATTGGTGCTGTATCATATGTTTTAGAACAAGTGGATGCACCAGTATATGGTTCTAAGTTGACAATTGGATTGATTAAAGAAAATATGCGTGCACGTCAAATTGACAAAAAAGTACGCTATTATGTCGTTAATAATGAATCTGTTATGCGCTTCAAGAGTGTGAACGTGACATTTTTCAATACAACACACAGTATTCCAGATAGTTTAGGTGTATGCATCCATACATCTTATGGTGCCATTGTCTACACGGGCGAGTTTAAGTTTGACCAAAGTTTACATGGTCATTATGCGCCTGATTTGAAACGCATGGCTGAAATTGGCGATGAAGGTGTTTTTGCATTATTAAGTGATTCAACAGAGGCAGAAAAACCAGGTTATAACACGCCAGAAAATGTGATCGAAAGCCATATGTTTGATGCATTCACTAAAGCACAAGGTCGTATTATTGTATCATGTTATGCATCTAACTTTGTGCGTATTCAACAAGTGTTAAATATTGCAAGTCGCTTGAATCGTAAAGTGTCATTCTTGGGACGTTCACTTGAAAGTTCATTTAGCATTGCACGTAAAATGGGGTATTTCGATATTCCAAAAGATTTACTTATTCCAATTAATGAAGTGGAAAACTATCCAAAAAACGAAGTCATTATCATTGCGACAGGTATGCAAGGTGAACCTGTAGAAGCATTGAGTCAAATGGCACAAAATAAACATAAAATCATGAATATCCAACGTGGCGACTCAGTATTTTTAGCAATTACTGCTTCAGCAAACATGGAAGTGATTATCGGTGATACATTGAATGAACTTGCACGTGCTGGTGCGATTGTTATCCCGAACAACAAACAAATTCATGCATCGAGTCATGGTTGTATGGAAGAGCTTAAACTCATGTTAAATATGATGAAACCTGAATATTTCATTCCTGTACAAGGGGAATTTAAGATGCAAATTGCACATGCGAAGTTAGCAAGTGAAGCAGGTGTAGATGCTGAAAAGATTTTCTTAGTGGAATCTGGCGATGTGATTAACTTTGATGGTAACGATATGACGTTGAACGAAAAAGTTAATGCAGGCAACGTGTTAATCGATGGTATTGGTGTCGGTGATGTCGGTAATATTGTGTTACGTGACCGTCACTTGTTAGCAGAAGATGGTATTTTTATCGCAGTTGTAACATTAGATCCAAAAAATCGTCGTATTGCTGCAGGTCCTGAAATTCAATCACGTGGGTTCGTTTATGTACGTGAGAGTGAAGCTTTATTAAAAGAAGCGGAAGAAAAGGTACGTGAAATCGTCGAGGCAGGATTGCAAGAAAAACGTATTGAATGGTCAGAAATCAAACAAAACATGCGTGATCAAATTAGTAAATTACTATTTGAAAGTACACGCAGACGTCCAATGATTATTCCAGTTATTTCTGAGATTTAA
- a CDS encoding DNA translocase FtsK, protein MAQTKKRKSQTSRSKKRAPKKKKQDSPIRFVIAIIVVVIIVLGIFQLGMIGVGIDSFFNYLFGWTRYLTYILILLATGFLAYNGKLPRTRRLTGSIVGQIALLFVAQIIYRITNGMQARREHVLSYVFKQYETETFPNFGGGVIGYYLLEILVPLISIAGVVILTLLLLVSTGILLAKKSHRDVLKVWFEQAKKSIGKAYFSLTKQYEQHRMSHSEKKEQKRQQRAAESTAPKDVSNFVEVQEEDEEDIPSIPILRHQTSRQAEANTPVNDVPTPTQSMQNTATSSPKQSVTKDETETSDDMTPAEGSISEAGEVENQAYKLPPISLLNAPTKQQSVAKSEVQRKGRLLETTLKNFGVNAKVTQIRIGPAVTQYEIQPAQGVKVSRIVNLHSDLALALAAKDIRIEAPIPGKSAVGIEVPNDHISLVTLKEVLDEKFPAKNKLEVALGRDISGEPITAELDKMPHLLVAGSTGSGKSVCINGMITSILLNAKPHEVKLMMIDPKMVELNVYNGIPHLLTPVVTNPHKAAQALEKVVGEMERRYDLFQHSGTRNIKGYNAFIERQNKELGEKHPLLPYIVVIVDELADLMMVAGKDVETAITRITQMARAAGIHLIIATQRPSVDVITGLIKNNIPSRIAFAVSSQTDSRTIIDSGGAEKLLGKGDMLFIKNGGSTRTRVQGAFLSDEEVQKVVDYVVAQQRANYVKEMTPDSQVDASAAESDDPLYNDAYLFVIEQQKASTSLLQRQFRIGYNRASRIMDDLERNQVIGPQKGSKPRQILVDLNDKEV, encoded by the coding sequence ATGGCGCAAACAAAAAAGCGTAAATCACAAACGTCGCGCAGTAAGAAACGTGCACCAAAGAAAAAGAAACAAGATTCACCCATTCGCTTTGTCATAGCGATAATCGTCGTTGTTATTATTGTCCTCGGCATTTTTCAATTGGGCATGATAGGGGTAGGCATTGATAGTTTTTTTAATTATTTATTTGGCTGGACACGTTATTTAACATATATTCTTATCCTTTTAGCGACAGGCTTTTTAGCGTATAACGGCAAGTTACCAAGAACGAGACGTTTAACAGGGTCCATTGTTGGACAAATTGCGCTCTTATTTGTTGCACAAATCATTTACCGTATCACAAATGGTATGCAAGCAAGAAGGGAACATGTCTTATCATATGTATTTAAACAGTATGAAACAGAAACATTTCCCAATTTCGGTGGGGGTGTTATTGGATATTATTTACTCGAAATACTTGTGCCCCTTATTTCTATAGCAGGTGTTGTTATCTTGACACTTTTGTTATTGGTATCAACGGGTATTTTACTCGCCAAAAAAAGTCATCGTGATGTATTAAAAGTATGGTTTGAACAGGCAAAGAAAAGTATTGGGAAAGCTTATTTTTCTTTAACAAAACAATATGAGCAACACCGCATGAGTCATTCAGAAAAAAAAGAACAAAAACGACAACAACGTGCTGCAGAAAGTACAGCACCTAAAGATGTGTCAAACTTTGTTGAAGTACAAGAGGAAGATGAGGAAGATATTCCTTCTATCCCGATTCTCAGACACCAAACATCACGTCAGGCTGAAGCCAATACACCTGTGAATGATGTTCCAACACCAACGCAATCAATGCAAAATACAGCAACCTCATCTCCTAAGCAGTCAGTAACAAAAGATGAAACAGAAACTTCGGATGATATGACACCTGCTGAAGGATCTATTTCAGAAGCGGGTGAAGTTGAAAATCAAGCGTACAAGTTACCACCTATTTCTTTATTAAATGCACCGACAAAACAGCAATCAGTTGCAAAATCGGAAGTCCAAAGAAAAGGTAGATTACTTGAGACAACACTCAAAAACTTTGGTGTAAATGCCAAAGTGACACAAATTCGAATTGGACCTGCCGTTACACAATATGAAATTCAACCTGCACAAGGTGTGAAAGTAAGCCGAATTGTGAACTTGCATAGTGATCTAGCACTTGCCCTTGCAGCGAAGGATATCCGTATTGAGGCACCGATACCGGGGAAATCTGCGGTAGGTATAGAAGTACCAAATGATCATATTTCACTTGTAACCTTAAAAGAAGTGTTGGATGAGAAGTTTCCAGCAAAAAATAAATTGGAAGTGGCACTTGGTCGTGATATTTCTGGTGAACCAATCACAGCAGAGTTAGATAAAATGCCGCATTTACTTGTTGCTGGTTCAACAGGTAGTGGGAAATCTGTGTGTATTAACGGTATGATTACAAGTATTTTGTTAAATGCCAAGCCACATGAAGTAAAGCTGATGATGATTGACCCGAAAATGGTGGAACTGAATGTTTATAATGGCATTCCACACTTGTTAACACCTGTTGTGACAAACCCTCATAAAGCTGCACAGGCACTGGAAAAAGTGGTAGGTGAAATGGAGCGACGTTATGATCTTTTCCAACATTCAGGTACACGTAATATCAAAGGCTATAATGCTTTTATAGAACGACAAAATAAAGAACTTGGTGAAAAACATCCATTGTTACCTTATATTGTTGTGATCGTTGATGAATTGGCTGACTTAATGATGGTAGCAGGTAAAGATGTAGAAACTGCCATTACACGAATCACACAGATGGCGCGTGCAGCTGGTATACACTTAATTATTGCGACACAAAGACCATCTGTAGACGTTATTACTGGGCTTATTAAAAATAATATTCCATCACGTATCGCATTTGCGGTCAGTTCTCAAACCGATTCTCGTACAATTATTGATAGCGGTGGTGCTGAGAAGTTACTCGGTAAAGGGGATATGTTGTTTATTAAAAATGGTGGTTCTACTAGAACACGTGTTCAAGGTGCATTCTTAAGTGATGAAGAAGTACAAAAAGTAGTTGACTATGTAGTAGCACAACAACGAGCCAATTATGTGAAAGAGATGACACCAGATAGTCAAGTAGACGCATCTGCAGCAGAAAGCGATGATCCATTGTATAACGATGCGTATTTATTCGTTATTGAGCAACAAAAAGCAAGTACGTCTCTATTACAACGTCAATTTAGAATTGGTTATAATCGCGCGTCTCGCATTATGGATGATTTAGAACGCAATCAAGTAATAGGACCACAAAAGGGAAGCAAGCCAAGACAAATACTAGTAGATTTAAATGATAAAGAGGTGTAA
- a CDS encoding GntR family transcriptional regulator — MSINPDVNKVKEWVLAEIESGRLKPSDMLPSLLTIARTCDVKTDDVQGAIHELVTEQIVTENFEEGARVKKMQPFFYPLDELMSVGRMITDKGYREGTVFLSLDEEPASRDDCRVLKLEEGTTMTVIERIRTADDSPVVYCLDKVAENVLQYFDTHDQQTSIFKAIESATQQTIAYAETEIEAISYEPYISEALEADPHDGLMLLKQVHYTNDGKPILYSLNYFKSSLVKFKTVRKRQ; from the coding sequence GTGTCTATTAATCCAGATGTAAATAAAGTAAAAGAGTGGGTATTAGCAGAGATAGAAAGTGGACGACTAAAACCAAGTGATATGTTACCAAGTTTATTAACGATTGCACGAACATGTGACGTAAAAACGGATGATGTACAAGGTGCGATTCATGAACTTGTTACAGAACAAATCGTAACGGAAAACTTTGAGGAAGGTGCACGTGTCAAGAAGATGCAGCCCTTCTTTTATCCGCTTGACGAGTTAATGAGTGTTGGTCGCATGATTACAGATAAAGGATATCGTGAAGGGACAGTCTTTTTAAGTTTAGATGAAGAACCGGCATCACGAGATGATTGTCGTGTGTTAAAACTTGAAGAAGGAACGACGATGACAGTTATCGAAAGAATTCGAACAGCTGACGATAGTCCTGTTGTTTATTGCTTGGATAAAGTTGCTGAGAATGTCCTACAATATTTTGACACACACGATCAGCAAACGTCTATCTTTAAAGCAATTGAGAGTGCAACACAACAAACCATTGCATATGCTGAAACAGAAATTGAAGCGATTAGCTACGAACCATATATTTCTGAGGCACTTGAAGCAGATCCACATGATGGCTTGATGCTATTGAAACAAGTTCATTATACAAATGATGGAAAACCGATACTTTATTCATTGAATTATTTTAAGAGTAGTCTCGTGAAGTTTAAGACGGTTAGAAAACGACAATAA